The Ignavibacteriales bacterium genome includes a region encoding these proteins:
- the ispE gene encoding 4-(cytidine 5'-diphospho)-2-C-methyl-D-erythritol kinase: MKVRAYAKINLGLHVLGKRSDGYHSIETVFRLIDLYDDLEMVQNDQGIQFSSNRPELSDDNTNLCVRAAHVLRDLTGCHTGVEMKLTKRIPIGAGLGGGSADAAATLRGLTKLWSLDISPDELQTIGETLGSDVPFFFTGQTAFATGRGEILESFVLPLPYTILVATPPIHVSTAWAYSSLRLAENRKRPKLKELLSGNTRDIPTLRRELSNDFEATIFERHPEIAKLKEAFMSGGADIALMSGSGSSVFGLFSAAETARGLASDLSKQYFTSVTEPQFKPEIN; encoded by the coding sequence ATGAAAGTCCGGGCATACGCGAAAATCAACCTTGGACTCCACGTCCTCGGTAAGCGATCCGACGGGTATCACTCCATCGAGACCGTCTTCCGGCTCATTGATCTCTACGACGATTTGGAGATGGTTCAGAACGATCAGGGAATTCAGTTCTCCTCCAACAGACCCGAGCTGTCTGACGACAACACCAACCTCTGTGTGCGCGCAGCGCACGTCCTCCGGGATCTCACCGGGTGTCACACCGGTGTTGAAATGAAACTGACAAAACGCATCCCCATCGGCGCGGGGCTCGGCGGGGGGAGCGCGGATGCGGCAGCCACTCTCCGGGGACTGACAAAACTCTGGTCACTCGACATCAGCCCGGACGAGCTGCAGACCATCGGCGAGACGCTGGGATCAGATGTCCCGTTCTTCTTCACAGGACAAACAGCATTCGCCACAGGAAGAGGAGAAATCCTGGAGAGCTTCGTGTTGCCGCTTCCCTACACCATCCTGGTGGCCACTCCGCCAATCCACGTTTCCACCGCCTGGGCCTATTCCTCACTTCGACTCGCCGAGAACAGAAAACGACCGAAATTGAAAGAGCTGCTCTCCGGCAACACTCGCGACATCCCGACGCTTCGCCGGGAGCTTTCGAACGACTTCGAAGCGACGATTTTCGAGAGGCATCCTGAGATCGCGAAGCTGAAAGAGGCCTTCATGTCCGGGGGCGCTGACATAGCCCTTATGAGCGGCAGCGGATCGTCTGTGTTCGGGCTTTTTTCTGCTGCCGAAACAGCCAGAGGGCTCGCATCTGATCTTTCGAAACAGTATTTCACATCGGTCACAGAGCCGCAGTTCAAACCAGAGATCAACTAA